The following proteins are encoded in a genomic region of Periophthalmus magnuspinnatus isolate fPerMag1 chromosome 23, fPerMag1.2.pri, whole genome shotgun sequence:
- the LOC117392038 gene encoding substance-P receptor, with protein sequence MDPLDNVTVYNASPNATDELNQFVQPVWQITLWAVAYCSIVTVSVLGNVVIIWIILSHKRMRTVTNYFLVNLAFAEASMSTFNTVINFAYSVHNEWYFGFVYCRFHNFFPIAAIFASIYSMMAIALDRYIAIIHPLQQRLSPTETRVVVVIIWILALLLAFPQYYYSSITQLPGRTVCYIDWPEYSTLDFQKIYYVCVTVLIYFLPLCIMGCAYTAVGITLWGSEIPGDSSEHYKEQLLAKRKVVKMMIIVVCTFAVCWLPYHIYFLLHQFFPEILEQVYIQQVYLAIMWLAMSSTMYNPIIYYCLNSRFRAGFHQILCCCMVRVVKEELELKSPRFLQTQVCAGTQEG encoded by the exons ATGGACCCTCTCGACAATGTTACAGTTTATAACGCGTCTCCAAACGCCACTGACGAATTGAACCAGTTTGTGCAACCTGTTTGGCAAATTACACTGTGGGCTGTTGCTTATTGCAGCATAGTCACTGTGTCAGTTTTGGGGAACGTGGtgatcatttggatcattctgTCGCACAAACGCATGAGGACCGTCACCAACTACTTTTTG GTGAATCTTGCTTTTGCTGAAGCTTCCATGTCAACATTCAACACAGTGATCAACTTTGCGTATTCTGTTCACAATGAGTGGTACTTTGGTTTTGTTTACTGCCGCTTTCACAACTTCTTCCCCATCGCTGCCATATTTGCCAGTATTTACTCCATGATGGCCATCGCACTGGACAG GTACATTGCGATCATCCATCCTCTACAGCAGAGACTGTCACCCACAGAGACCCGGGTGGTTGTTGTCATCATCTGGATCCTCGCCTTGCTCCTGGCTTTCCCACAATATTATTACTCCTCTATAACGCAGCTCCCAGGTCGTACAGTCTGCTACATAGACTGGCCAGAGTACAGCACACTGGATTTCCAGAAAAT atactatgtgtgtgtgacagtgcTGATCTATTTCCTACCCCTGTGCATTATGGGATGTGCATATACAGCTGTGGGAATTACACTTTGGGGTAGTGAGATCCCCGGGGACTCCTCTGAGCACTACAAGGAGCAACTTTTGGCCAAACGCAAG GTGGTGAAAATGATGATCATTGTGGTGTGCACATTTGCTGTGTGCTGGCTGCCATACCACATCTACTTCCTGCTGCATCAGTTCTTTCCTGAGATTTTGGAGCAAGTGTACATTCAGCAGGTTTACCTGGCCATAATGTGGCTGGCCATGAGCTCCACCATGTATAACCCCATTATCTACTACTGCCTCAACAGTAG ATTTAGAGCTGGTTTTCACCAGATATTGTGTTGCTGTATGGTTCGTGTGGTGAAGGAAGAGCTAGAGCTTAAATCCCCCCGGTTCTTACAAACCCAGGTGTGTGCTGGGACACAGGAGGGATGA
- the scarb1 gene encoding scavenger receptor class B member 1 isoform X3 — protein sequence MAINKSKVAVGFIVAGGLAVFFGVVLSFVGPLIIDDQIVKNTVIDPNNEMTYTMWKDIPVPFFMSVYFFNVLNPKEILKGEKPMLEQRGPYVYRKHCQKDNITFHPNNTVSYREYRQYYFEPDMSIGNESDIITIPNMLVLGAAVMLEDLPYPVRLMISTTFKTFKEGPFLTKTVEELMWGYDSKLVEFLNKYLPGMLPSTGKFGLFAEFNNSNTGLFTIFTGQDDIKNVHRVDSWNGMTELNYWRTPQCNMINGTAGQMWPPFMTKETTLPFYSPDACRSMELVYQRPGHMKGIPYYRYVAPPTLFANGADYEPNEGFCPCRQSGLLNVSSCRHNSPMFISHPHFFNADPVLLDFVQGLAPTEEEHGLFIDIHPDTGVPLNVSIRLQLNLYMKTVPGITETGKISEVVMPILWFAESGYIDGPILNTFHTNLVILPAVMEYMQYGFIALGLLTIVISILVLWRQKRSKLTAAASDRNQSISTDEKTPLLQEKD from the exons ATGGCAATTAATAAGTCCAAAGTAGCTGTGGGATTCATAGTGGCAGGTGGTCTTGCGGTGTTTTTCGGGGTGGTGCTGTCTTTTGTGGGACCACTTATTATTGATGATCAGATAGTGAAG aacACTGTGATTGATCCAAACAATGAAATGACTTACACTATGTGGAAGGACATTCCTGTGCCTTTCTTTATGTCTGTCTACTTTTTCAATGTGCTTAATCCTAAAGAAATATTAAAAGGAGAAAAACCAATGTTGGAACAGCGTGGACCATATGTGTACAG aaaacaCTGTCAGAAGGACAACATCACATTTCACCCAAATAACACGGTGTCATACAGAGAGTACCGGCAGTACTACTTTGAGCCTGACATGTCCATAGGCAATGAGTCTGACATTATCACCATCCCTAATATGCTGGTCCTG GGCGCTGCTGTAATGTTGGAAGATCTGCCTTATCCTGTGCGTTTAATGATCagtacaacatttaaaacatttaaagaagGCCCTTTTCTAACAAAGACAGTTGAGGAGCTAATGTGGGGTTATGACAGCAAACTGGTAGAGTTTCTTAATAAATACCTGCCAGGCATGTTGCCTTCCACTGGGAAATTTGGCCTCTTTGCAGAG tttaacaACTCCAACACTGGCCTCTTCACAATTTTTACTGGACAAGACGACATCAAAAATGTCCACAGAGTTGATTCCTGGAATGGCATGACTGAG TTAAACTACTGGCGCACACCTCAGTGCAACATGATTAACGGCACAGCGGGACAAATGTGGCCTCCATTTATGACCAAAGAAACCACTTTGCCTTTCTACAGTCCTGATGCCTGCAG ATCAATGGAACTTGTTTACCAGCGCCCGGGTCACATGAAGGGGATCCCTTATTATAGATATGTTGCACCACCTACTCTTTTTGCTAATGGGGCAGACTATGAACCCAATGAAGGATTTTGCCCATGCAGACAATCTGGTCTGCTCAACGTCAGCAGCTGTCGCCACA ATTCTCCCATGTTCATCTCCCACCCTCACTTCTTTAATGCAGACCCCGTGCTGCTGGATTTTGTGCAGGGGCTGGCTCCCACTGAGGAGGAGCATGGTCTCTTCATCGACATTCACCCG GACACAGGAGTACCTCTAAATGTTTCCATTCGCCTCCAGTTGAATCTTTACATGAAGACAGTGCCAGGAATTAC TGAAACCGGCAAGATTTCAGAGGTGGTGATGCCAATACTTTGGTTTGCAGAG AGTGGTTATATTGACGGCCCCATCCTGAACACATTCCACACAAATCTGGTGATTCTGCCTGCTGTTATGGAATACATGCAGTATGGATTCATCGCCCTTGGTCTTCTAACTATAGTGATTTCCATCCTGGTGCTGTGGAGACAAAAG AGAAGTAAACTCACTGCTGCTGCCTCAGATAGAAACCAAAGCATTTCAACAGATGAGAAAACGCCTCTACTTCAGGAAAAGGACTAG
- the scarb1 gene encoding scavenger receptor class B member 1 isoform X4, with the protein MAINKSKVAVGFLVAGILTVVFGAVLLIVGPAVMNDQIIKNTVIDPNNEMTYTMWKDIPVPFFMSVYFFNVLNPKEILKGEKPMLEQRGPYVYRKHCQKDNITFHPNNTVSYREYRQYYFEPDMSIGNESDIITIPNMLVLGAAVMLEDLPYPVRLMISTTFKTFKEGPFLTKTVEELMWGYDSKLVEFLNKYLPGMLPSTGKFGLFAEFNNSNTGLFTIFTGQDDIKNVHRVDSWNGMTELNYWRTPQCNMINGTAGQMWPPFMTKETTLPFYSPDACRSMELVYQRPGHMKGIPYYRYVAPPTLFANGADYEPNEGFCPCRQSGLLNVSSCRHNSPMFISHPHFFNADPVLLDFVQGLAPTEEEHGLFIDIHPDTGVPLNVSIRLQLNLYMKTVPGITETGKISEVVMPILWFAESGYIDGPILNTFHTNLVILPAVMEYMQYGFIALGLLTIVISILVLWRQKRSKLTAAASDRNQSISTDEKTPLLQEKD; encoded by the exons ATGGCAATCAACAAATCAAAAGTAGCTGTTGGATTTTTGGTGGCGGGGATTCTCACTGTTGTCTTTGGAGCAGTGCTGTTAATTGTGGGCCCAGCAGTGATGAATGACCAAATCATTAAG aacACTGTGATTGATCCAAACAATGAAATGACTTACACTATGTGGAAGGACATTCCTGTGCCTTTCTTTATGTCTGTCTACTTTTTCAATGTGCTTAATCCTAAAGAAATATTAAAAGGAGAAAAACCAATGTTGGAACAGCGTGGACCATATGTGTACAG aaaacaCTGTCAGAAGGACAACATCACATTTCACCCAAATAACACGGTGTCATACAGAGAGTACCGGCAGTACTACTTTGAGCCTGACATGTCCATAGGCAATGAGTCTGACATTATCACCATCCCTAATATGCTGGTCCTG GGCGCTGCTGTAATGTTGGAAGATCTGCCTTATCCTGTGCGTTTAATGATCagtacaacatttaaaacatttaaagaagGCCCTTTTCTAACAAAGACAGTTGAGGAGCTAATGTGGGGTTATGACAGCAAACTGGTAGAGTTTCTTAATAAATACCTGCCAGGCATGTTGCCTTCCACTGGGAAATTTGGCCTCTTTGCAGAG tttaacaACTCCAACACTGGCCTCTTCACAATTTTTACTGGACAAGACGACATCAAAAATGTCCACAGAGTTGATTCCTGGAATGGCATGACTGAG TTAAACTACTGGCGCACACCTCAGTGCAACATGATTAACGGCACAGCGGGACAAATGTGGCCTCCATTTATGACCAAAGAAACCACTTTGCCTTTCTACAGTCCTGATGCCTGCAG ATCAATGGAACTTGTTTACCAGCGCCCGGGTCACATGAAGGGGATCCCTTATTATAGATATGTTGCACCACCTACTCTTTTTGCTAATGGGGCAGACTATGAACCCAATGAAGGATTTTGCCCATGCAGACAATCTGGTCTGCTCAACGTCAGCAGCTGTCGCCACA ATTCTCCCATGTTCATCTCCCACCCTCACTTCTTTAATGCAGACCCCGTGCTGCTGGATTTTGTGCAGGGGCTGGCTCCCACTGAGGAGGAGCATGGTCTCTTCATCGACATTCACCCG GACACAGGAGTACCTCTAAATGTTTCCATTCGCCTCCAGTTGAATCTTTACATGAAGACAGTGCCAGGAATTAC TGAAACCGGCAAGATTTCAGAGGTGGTGATGCCAATACTTTGGTTTGCAGAG AGTGGTTATATTGACGGCCCCATCCTGAACACATTCCACACAAATCTGGTGATTCTGCCTGCTGTTATGGAATACATGCAGTATGGATTCATCGCCCTTGGTCTTCTAACTATAGTGATTTCCATCCTGGTGCTGTGGAGACAAAAG AGAAGTAAACTCACTGCTGCTGCCTCAGATAGAAACCAAAGCATTTCAACAGATGAGAAAACGCCTCTACTTCAGGAAAAGGACTAG
- the scarb1 gene encoding scavenger receptor class B member 1 isoform X1 yields the protein MAINKSKVAVGFLVAGILTVVFGAVLLIVGPAVMNDQIIKNTVIDPNNEMTYTMWKDIPVPFFMSVYFFNVLNPKEILKGEKPMLEQRGPYVYRKHCQKDNITFHPNNTVSYREYRQYYFEPDMSIGNESDIITIPNMLVLGAAVMLEDLPYPVRLMISTTFKTFKEGPFLTKTVEELMWGYDSKLVEFLNKYLPGMLPSTGKFGLFAEFNNSNTGLFTIFTGQDDIKNVHRVDSWNGMTELNYWRTPQCNMINGTAGQMWPPFMTKETTLPFYSPDACRSMELVYQRPGHMKGIPYYRYVAPPTLFANGADYEPNEGFCPCRQSGLLNVSSCRHNSPMFISHPHFFNADPVLLDFVQGLAPTEEEHGLFIDIHPDTGVPLNVSIRLQLNLYMKTVPGITETGKISEVVMPILWFAESGYIDGPILNTFHTNLVILPAVMEYMQYGFIALGLLTIVISILVLWRQKKFQDSGSAFNTTTVVENPSATQNEPIKSSHEVEKNKLKNSEK from the exons ATGGCAATCAACAAATCAAAAGTAGCTGTTGGATTTTTGGTGGCGGGGATTCTCACTGTTGTCTTTGGAGCAGTGCTGTTAATTGTGGGCCCAGCAGTGATGAATGACCAAATCATTAAG aacACTGTGATTGATCCAAACAATGAAATGACTTACACTATGTGGAAGGACATTCCTGTGCCTTTCTTTATGTCTGTCTACTTTTTCAATGTGCTTAATCCTAAAGAAATATTAAAAGGAGAAAAACCAATGTTGGAACAGCGTGGACCATATGTGTACAG aaaacaCTGTCAGAAGGACAACATCACATTTCACCCAAATAACACGGTGTCATACAGAGAGTACCGGCAGTACTACTTTGAGCCTGACATGTCCATAGGCAATGAGTCTGACATTATCACCATCCCTAATATGCTGGTCCTG GGCGCTGCTGTAATGTTGGAAGATCTGCCTTATCCTGTGCGTTTAATGATCagtacaacatttaaaacatttaaagaagGCCCTTTTCTAACAAAGACAGTTGAGGAGCTAATGTGGGGTTATGACAGCAAACTGGTAGAGTTTCTTAATAAATACCTGCCAGGCATGTTGCCTTCCACTGGGAAATTTGGCCTCTTTGCAGAG tttaacaACTCCAACACTGGCCTCTTCACAATTTTTACTGGACAAGACGACATCAAAAATGTCCACAGAGTTGATTCCTGGAATGGCATGACTGAG TTAAACTACTGGCGCACACCTCAGTGCAACATGATTAACGGCACAGCGGGACAAATGTGGCCTCCATTTATGACCAAAGAAACCACTTTGCCTTTCTACAGTCCTGATGCCTGCAG ATCAATGGAACTTGTTTACCAGCGCCCGGGTCACATGAAGGGGATCCCTTATTATAGATATGTTGCACCACCTACTCTTTTTGCTAATGGGGCAGACTATGAACCCAATGAAGGATTTTGCCCATGCAGACAATCTGGTCTGCTCAACGTCAGCAGCTGTCGCCACA ATTCTCCCATGTTCATCTCCCACCCTCACTTCTTTAATGCAGACCCCGTGCTGCTGGATTTTGTGCAGGGGCTGGCTCCCACTGAGGAGGAGCATGGTCTCTTCATCGACATTCACCCG GACACAGGAGTACCTCTAAATGTTTCCATTCGCCTCCAGTTGAATCTTTACATGAAGACAGTGCCAGGAATTAC TGAAACCGGCAAGATTTCAGAGGTGGTGATGCCAATACTTTGGTTTGCAGAG AGTGGTTATATTGACGGCCCCATCCTGAACACATTCCACACAAATCTGGTGATTCTGCCTGCTGTTATGGAATACATGCAGTATGGATTCATCGCCCTTGGTCTTCTAACTATAGTGATTTCCATCCTGGTGCTGTGGAGACAAAAG AAGTTTCAGGACAGTGGATCAGCATTTAACACAACCACAGTAGTGGAGAATCCCTCG GCAACACAAAATGAGCCAATAAAGAGCTCACACGAGGTGgagaaaaataaacttaaaaactcAG AGAAGTAA
- the scarb1 gene encoding scavenger receptor class B member 1 isoform X2, producing the protein MAINKSKVAVGFIVAGGLAVFFGVVLSFVGPLIIDDQIVKNTVIDPNNEMTYTMWKDIPVPFFMSVYFFNVLNPKEILKGEKPMLEQRGPYVYRKHCQKDNITFHPNNTVSYREYRQYYFEPDMSIGNESDIITIPNMLVLGAAVMLEDLPYPVRLMISTTFKTFKEGPFLTKTVEELMWGYDSKLVEFLNKYLPGMLPSTGKFGLFAEFNNSNTGLFTIFTGQDDIKNVHRVDSWNGMTELNYWRTPQCNMINGTAGQMWPPFMTKETTLPFYSPDACRSMELVYQRPGHMKGIPYYRYVAPPTLFANGADYEPNEGFCPCRQSGLLNVSSCRHNSPMFISHPHFFNADPVLLDFVQGLAPTEEEHGLFIDIHPDTGVPLNVSIRLQLNLYMKTVPGITETGKISEVVMPILWFAESGYIDGPILNTFHTNLVILPAVMEYMQYGFIALGLLTIVISILVLWRQKKFQDSGSAFNTTTVVENPSATQNEPIKSSHEVEKNKLKNSEK; encoded by the exons ATGGCAATTAATAAGTCCAAAGTAGCTGTGGGATTCATAGTGGCAGGTGGTCTTGCGGTGTTTTTCGGGGTGGTGCTGTCTTTTGTGGGACCACTTATTATTGATGATCAGATAGTGAAG aacACTGTGATTGATCCAAACAATGAAATGACTTACACTATGTGGAAGGACATTCCTGTGCCTTTCTTTATGTCTGTCTACTTTTTCAATGTGCTTAATCCTAAAGAAATATTAAAAGGAGAAAAACCAATGTTGGAACAGCGTGGACCATATGTGTACAG aaaacaCTGTCAGAAGGACAACATCACATTTCACCCAAATAACACGGTGTCATACAGAGAGTACCGGCAGTACTACTTTGAGCCTGACATGTCCATAGGCAATGAGTCTGACATTATCACCATCCCTAATATGCTGGTCCTG GGCGCTGCTGTAATGTTGGAAGATCTGCCTTATCCTGTGCGTTTAATGATCagtacaacatttaaaacatttaaagaagGCCCTTTTCTAACAAAGACAGTTGAGGAGCTAATGTGGGGTTATGACAGCAAACTGGTAGAGTTTCTTAATAAATACCTGCCAGGCATGTTGCCTTCCACTGGGAAATTTGGCCTCTTTGCAGAG tttaacaACTCCAACACTGGCCTCTTCACAATTTTTACTGGACAAGACGACATCAAAAATGTCCACAGAGTTGATTCCTGGAATGGCATGACTGAG TTAAACTACTGGCGCACACCTCAGTGCAACATGATTAACGGCACAGCGGGACAAATGTGGCCTCCATTTATGACCAAAGAAACCACTTTGCCTTTCTACAGTCCTGATGCCTGCAG ATCAATGGAACTTGTTTACCAGCGCCCGGGTCACATGAAGGGGATCCCTTATTATAGATATGTTGCACCACCTACTCTTTTTGCTAATGGGGCAGACTATGAACCCAATGAAGGATTTTGCCCATGCAGACAATCTGGTCTGCTCAACGTCAGCAGCTGTCGCCACA ATTCTCCCATGTTCATCTCCCACCCTCACTTCTTTAATGCAGACCCCGTGCTGCTGGATTTTGTGCAGGGGCTGGCTCCCACTGAGGAGGAGCATGGTCTCTTCATCGACATTCACCCG GACACAGGAGTACCTCTAAATGTTTCCATTCGCCTCCAGTTGAATCTTTACATGAAGACAGTGCCAGGAATTAC TGAAACCGGCAAGATTTCAGAGGTGGTGATGCCAATACTTTGGTTTGCAGAG AGTGGTTATATTGACGGCCCCATCCTGAACACATTCCACACAAATCTGGTGATTCTGCCTGCTGTTATGGAATACATGCAGTATGGATTCATCGCCCTTGGTCTTCTAACTATAGTGATTTCCATCCTGGTGCTGTGGAGACAAAAG AAGTTTCAGGACAGTGGATCAGCATTTAACACAACCACAGTAGTGGAGAATCCCTCG GCAACACAAAATGAGCCAATAAAGAGCTCACACGAGGTGgagaaaaataaacttaaaaactcAG AGAAGTAA
- the scarb1 gene encoding scavenger receptor class B member 1 isoform X5, with the protein MAINKSKVAVGFIVAGGLAVFFGVVLSFVGPLIIDDQIVKNTVIDPNNEMTYTMWKDIPVPFFMSVYFFNVLNPKEILKGEKPMLEQRGPYVYRKHCQKDNITFHPNNTVSYREYRQYYFEPDMSIGNESDIITIPNMLVLGAAVMLEDLPYPVRLMISTTFKTFKEGPFLTKTVEELMWGYDSKLVEFLNKYLPGMLPSTGKFGLFAEFNNSNTGLFTIFTGQDDIKNVHRVDSWNGMTELNYWRTPQCNMINGTAGQMWPPFMTKETTLPFYSPDACRSMELVYQRPGHMKGIPYYRYVAPPTLFANGADYEPNEGFCPCRQSGLLNVSSCRHNSPMFISHPHFFNADPVLLDFVQGLAPTEEEHGLFIDIHPDTGVPLNVSIRLQLNLYMKTVPGITETGKISEVVMPILWFAESGYIDGPILNTFHTNLVILPAVMEYMQYGFIALGLLTIVISILVLWRQKATQNEPIKSSHEVEKNKLKNSEK; encoded by the exons ATGGCAATTAATAAGTCCAAAGTAGCTGTGGGATTCATAGTGGCAGGTGGTCTTGCGGTGTTTTTCGGGGTGGTGCTGTCTTTTGTGGGACCACTTATTATTGATGATCAGATAGTGAAG aacACTGTGATTGATCCAAACAATGAAATGACTTACACTATGTGGAAGGACATTCCTGTGCCTTTCTTTATGTCTGTCTACTTTTTCAATGTGCTTAATCCTAAAGAAATATTAAAAGGAGAAAAACCAATGTTGGAACAGCGTGGACCATATGTGTACAG aaaacaCTGTCAGAAGGACAACATCACATTTCACCCAAATAACACGGTGTCATACAGAGAGTACCGGCAGTACTACTTTGAGCCTGACATGTCCATAGGCAATGAGTCTGACATTATCACCATCCCTAATATGCTGGTCCTG GGCGCTGCTGTAATGTTGGAAGATCTGCCTTATCCTGTGCGTTTAATGATCagtacaacatttaaaacatttaaagaagGCCCTTTTCTAACAAAGACAGTTGAGGAGCTAATGTGGGGTTATGACAGCAAACTGGTAGAGTTTCTTAATAAATACCTGCCAGGCATGTTGCCTTCCACTGGGAAATTTGGCCTCTTTGCAGAG tttaacaACTCCAACACTGGCCTCTTCACAATTTTTACTGGACAAGACGACATCAAAAATGTCCACAGAGTTGATTCCTGGAATGGCATGACTGAG TTAAACTACTGGCGCACACCTCAGTGCAACATGATTAACGGCACAGCGGGACAAATGTGGCCTCCATTTATGACCAAAGAAACCACTTTGCCTTTCTACAGTCCTGATGCCTGCAG ATCAATGGAACTTGTTTACCAGCGCCCGGGTCACATGAAGGGGATCCCTTATTATAGATATGTTGCACCACCTACTCTTTTTGCTAATGGGGCAGACTATGAACCCAATGAAGGATTTTGCCCATGCAGACAATCTGGTCTGCTCAACGTCAGCAGCTGTCGCCACA ATTCTCCCATGTTCATCTCCCACCCTCACTTCTTTAATGCAGACCCCGTGCTGCTGGATTTTGTGCAGGGGCTGGCTCCCACTGAGGAGGAGCATGGTCTCTTCATCGACATTCACCCG GACACAGGAGTACCTCTAAATGTTTCCATTCGCCTCCAGTTGAATCTTTACATGAAGACAGTGCCAGGAATTAC TGAAACCGGCAAGATTTCAGAGGTGGTGATGCCAATACTTTGGTTTGCAGAG AGTGGTTATATTGACGGCCCCATCCTGAACACATTCCACACAAATCTGGTGATTCTGCCTGCTGTTATGGAATACATGCAGTATGGATTCATCGCCCTTGGTCTTCTAACTATAGTGATTTCCATCCTGGTGCTGTGGAGACAAAAG GCAACACAAAATGAGCCAATAAAGAGCTCACACGAGGTGgagaaaaataaacttaaaaactcAG AGAAGTAA